CTTTCCATGAGGATCTCCGCGGTGCCCATGATCCCCGCCAGCGGGGTGCGCAGGTCGTGTGAGATGGCGCGCAGCAGGCTGCTGCGGTAGCGCTCCTGCGCCGCCTCTTCCTCCGATTTGAGCCGCGCCCGCGCGCTGCCGTAGCGGTCCATCGCCAGCGCGACGCCTTTGATGACGGAGTGCAGCGCCTGGCGCTGGTCGTCGGTCATCGTGCGCGCGTCGGGAGTCGGTATCCTGACGACGGCAAGCAGCTTTTTCGTGCTGTAGACGGGCCAGTCGAAGAATTCTTCTCCCGCGAGGTAGGCGCGGCGCAGCTGGAGCATTTCATTCATCACCCGCTGCGGCTCTTCTGTCCTGCGCCAGATCGGCGTGTCTTCGCCGACCTGCTGGATGTAGGAATCTTCCGGCCGTCCCTCGCCGTTGAAGCAGAGGCAGGCGGCCTGCCAGCCCCAGAAGCTGTGTATGGTGTTGACGGCGACGCCCGCAATCTCATGGGGGGTAAAGGCGTTGCTGAGCCTGTTGGTGAAGCTGTAGAGCATAAGCACCTCGGCCTCACGCCGCCGCGCCTCCTCCTCGGAGGCCTTCGCCTTGGAGGTGAGGGCGCCGGTTATCGAGGCGGTGATCGTCATGATGGCGAAGGTGATGATGTGGGAGCTGTCGCTGACGGCGAAAGAGTATAGGGGGATGGTAAAGAAAAAGTTGTATGTGAAGGTCGAAACGAAGGCGGCGGCGATACCCCAGCGGTAGCCGGGCGTGAAGCGCGCCGCGAGCAGCACCGCGAGAATGTAGGTGATGACGATGTTCGTCTCGGGGAATCCGAGGGCGCGGAAGAGCAGCCCGATCAGCGTCGCGCCGATAATCAATGAGGCGGCGAGCAGGACGAAATGAGCGGGCTGCTTTGGGGCGAGTCCTCCGCTCAGTTTTGAAAGAAGTTGTTTCGTCATCAGGACATTCCTCCTTTGCCGTTGTTTAGTCTACCGCCTTTTGCCGCTCCTGCAAAGCCGGAAATAGGGGAGCTCCGGCGGTCAGGTATATGTGTGTTTATGCGGTAGCGGTATTTAGCCGCCGCCATTTTTGTTTTTGTGTTAAAATAACGGCGGTAAAAAGAATATGCGTATCACGCCGCCGCCGGGTGGCGTGTTTTTAGACGCGCGGGACTCATGCCGTTAGGCCTTAGAAGGGATGAGTCTTTGCGCGGATTTTTGTTTTTTACGGGGGCGTTTATTTATGGGGAAGAGGCTTTTTCCGACCTTTGTCAAATATGTCTCGCAGAGCGTGATGGGCATGGTCGGCATATCCTGTTATATTCTTGCCGACACCTGGTTCGTGGCCGCCGCCTTCGGCGCGGAGGGGCTCGCCGCGCTGAATCTCGCGATTGTGGTTTACAGCCTGATGAACGCCGCCGGGCTGATGGCCGGTATCGGCGGCGCGACGCTTTTTTCGCTCTCGTTTGCCGCGGGAAGGGAGCGGCGCGCGGAGATATT
This sequence is a window from Cloacibacillus sp.. Protein-coding genes within it:
- a CDS encoding DUF4118 domain-containing protein yields the protein MTKQLLSKLSGGLAPKQPAHFVLLAASLIIGATLIGLLFRALGFPETNIVITYILAVLLAARFTPGYRWGIAAAFVSTFTYNFFFTIPLYSFAVSDSSHIITFAIMTITASITGALTSKAKASEEEARRREAEVLMLYSFTNRLSNAFTPHEIAGVAVNTIHSFWGWQAACLCFNGEGRPEDSYIQQVGEDTPIWRRTEEPQRVMNEMLQLRRAYLAGEEFFDWPVYSTKKLLAVVRIPTPDARTMTDDQRQALHSVIKGVALAMDRYGSARARLKSEEEAAQERYRSSLLRAISHDLRTPLAGIMGTAEILMERERNDQQKSALAAAIYSDAQWLHDIVENVLSLTRIQSGASVIKYEPSALEEIAEAALNHVKRHLEGRRLEVRLPDELLMVMADGRLIQQVLVNLLDNAAKHTPPGKRISLSADRVGRGYVRVTVEDEGEGVPPEDLPHIFEMFYTSKKRSSDVKKGIGLGLPICEAIIKAHGGTVSAENITGGGARFNFMLPLAKDGQNDKTHSDN